The Lewinella sp. 4G2 nucleotide sequence TCCAAACCCGAAGGGGGAGCGTACTGGCGGCAGCTGGCCTTCTACAAATTGCTGTACGACGCGCGGCCGGGGCAGATCCGCCGCGTGAAGGAAGGCCACATCAGTTACCTGATGATCAACCAGGCGGGGGAGCAACCCTTTTCGGAGGGGCGGCTCGAACCGAAGGACATGATCGCGATTCGCGAGATCATCGGAGAAACGTGGGCGTCCATTCAGGAGCAGGATTTCGCGGGGTGCGGCGAAAGCGACTGTGAATGGTGCCAATTCGTAGCGGCGTTGCGGGAAACTATTCCGGCGGACTCGGAGGATTACGGGCTGGATGATCCTAGTTAAGTAACCGTCCTGCCACCGTGTATCCTTTACTAGGTAAATGCCAAGGTATGATTTTCGGTCTGCCTTTCGATGGGCCGCTACAAGCGCTAAATCAGGTTAAAATACTCCCAAACCGCCTTAAATGGAGGTAAACCGACACTTGTAAACTACGGCTACTCAGTAGGATGAAGTACTTTCGCGGCCTAATGAATATACCGAGGTTCCTTATTTTGGTATTTTATTTTTGAATTTTCATCAGAACTGAATCAACACACGTATGGGTCGCAATTTGCTATCCGGGATCATTGCACTGGTCCTTCTTCTTCCAACGCTCGCCTTTGCACAGGGACGCGCTTTTACCTTTGACGCCACGGACGTAGACGCTACGGCCGCCCTCGAAGGAAAGATCACCGACTACGAAATTGTCCGCCTCGATGTCGCGGGCCTTTACGCCGCCTGGAACGATACGCCGGGGTTGCTCGATTTTGACCTGGCCGGTACCGCCGGCACCGTCAGCCTCCACCTCGCTCCCTGGGAACTGCGGACGGCCGATTACCAGGTTACCCTGAATGGTGATGCCCGCACGCCCCGACCTACCGCACTGCACTCTCCCGTCTACCGCGGCAACGTCACGGGTGGCGGCGAAGCCATCGTGACTTTTGACCGGCAGTTTATCCTCGGCCACTACGAAGTGAACGGCCGCCGGATGGCCCTCGAACCACTGTGGCGCCTTCAGGATGGTGCGGACCGCGACCTCTACGTGCTGTACGACGAAACCAAGGCCGTTACTGGCGGGACGGATGTTTGCGAGACGGACGTTTCCGGCCTCGTTGCCGAAAAACCTACGGGTGACCCAACGAAAAAATCGCTGGTCGGTGGCTGTCTCGGGGTGGACATCGCGCTGGTTGCCGATACCGAGCTCTACGCAGACTTCAATGACGTAGCGAGCGTGGAGAACTTCATGCTGGGCGTCCTGGCGGACGTTCGGACCGTGTACGACGACGAGTTTGCCGATGAGATTCAGTACCTCGTTACGAGTACCACGATCTACACCAATACGAATATTGACCCCTACTCCAATACGACCAACGCCAGCTTGTTGATCGACGATTTCCGGGTGTACTCGAGCAATAACCCCTCTTCCATCCCCGGTGATTACGACGTCGCCTCCCTCTGGACGGGTAGGGACTTTATCGGTGGCACCATCGGTATCGCCTACGTACCCGGCATCTGTGGTAGTGGCCGCTACAACGTACTGGAGAACTTCTCCAGCAGCAGTATTCAGTTGCGGAACGTTTGGGCCCACGAATTGGGGCACAACTTTAACTGCCCGCACGACCCGAGTGGCCCAGGTGCACCGGTACACATTATGTTTCCCTCGGTCTCCAGCGTGAGTACCTGGTCGGCCACGTCGGTAAGTATTATTCAGGATTACTACGCTTCCCTTACTTGCCTCGAAACTTGTGCGCCACCCGTGGCCGCCCCCGAAAAGGTATACACCAACATCGCGGCGGGTACGGCGAATTACTTCTTCGACGAGACGCCCGTTACGATCGAAACCCGGCAGTGGACCTTCCCCGGCGGCACGCCCGCTACCTCTACGGAAGTAGCTCCCGAAGTAGTATTCGAGCAACCGGGTAACTACGTGGCTACCCTGACGGTGACCAACCAGTCGGGAACCAGCACTTCACAGGTGCCCATTACCGTAGCCGAAGAGGGTGGCATGGAAGTACTTTTCCGGGAAGACTTTGAGGACCAGGATCTCCGCGTATCCTTCATCAACCCCCAGAACGACATCCTGGAGTGGGAGCTTTTCACTACGGACGGTACGCTTGGAAACAGCTCCGCCCGAATTGATAACGGTACGATTGATCGTCGCTTCACGAGTGACTTTATGCAAAGCCCGGCCATCGATATTGACGGGGTAGAGGATCCTAAGCTGTCTTTGGAATACGCTTACGTCCGCTACAACTTCACTTTCCGGGATAAGATGCGGGTGTCCATCATTCAGAATGGGGTGAAGACCGAGGTATTCTTTGGTGATGAGTTGGGCCAGGGCACCTTCGCTACCGGACCCGACTGGGTCGGGCAATTCGGTTTGTTCCTGCCCGAGGACGAGGATGATTGGTGCTTCAGCAGCCCAGGTTGCATCGAAGTAGACCTGGCTCCCTTCCAGGGTGGTGGCGACATCATCGTTGAGGTAGAGAACATTGCTGGCTACGGCCAGCCACTGTTCGTGGACAACATCGCGGTCACGGGTATTCAATCCCTCGCCCTCCCCGTTGAGTGGCTCACCTTCGCCGCCGCACCCACGGGCAAAGAGATTGGCCTGAACTGGACCGTCAACCAGGACGCCGAAAACGCCGGCTTCCACGTAGAGCGGACGGACGACAACCAACGCGGATGGGCGACCATCGGTGAGGTAGCCGCCCGCGCCGGCGCGGAGGAAAACGCCGCCTACACCTTCTCCGACCTTACGGCCGCCCTCGGTACGGACTACCAGTACCGCATCCGCCAGACGGATCTAGACGGCACGGAAAGCTATTCCGAGATCAGAACGGCCCGTTTGAACGGTGCTGCCGTTGCCGGGCTCAGCGTCTTCCCTAACCCGACTTCGGGTAATGTGGTCCTGTCCATCCCCGCCGGAGACGATGTCCCCTACACCTTATTTGATGCTACCGGCCGGTCCTTGCGCCAGGGTAACTTCGTCGGTGGCCGGGCGGAGTTGAACCTTACCGAGCTTCCTGCGGGGGTATATACCGTCCGTACGCCGGTGGGTACTACGCGGGTGGTGCGTAAGTAATTTCGCTTGGTACCTTCCTTTTAGGAATTATAAATCCCTCAGTCTTATCAGTAGGCTGGGGGATTTGTTTTTTATTCTTCCTATTGCTTGGCACCTGCGGCAGCGCCCACAGCCGCCGGTATAAAGGGATTTGAACGAACTGCACGGATTTGGATATCAATAAAATTGTTGATTGGCTTTACCCCGTTAAATAGCTGGTGTGAATCGGCGCCCAACGGGGCAGGTTGTATATTGTTATTTTTAAGGAATAACTGGTCGGATCATGTCAAGAGCTTTACTTCTACTTCTCTGCACCCTTTGCTGCCAATTGGTGAGCGCACAGGGCTTTCTACGTACCGATGGTACCCGGATCGTCAACGAAGCCGGCGAAAAATATTTGTTGAAGGGCATGGGCCTCGGCGGTTGGATGCTGCAGGAAGGCTACATGATGAAGACGGCTGGTTTCGCGCCCACCCAACACCAACTCCGGGCGCGGATCGCCGAGGTGGTTGGAGAAGCGGAAGCGGAGACTTTTTACCAAAATTGGCGGGATAACCATTTCCGCGAGGCGGACGTGCAAAAGATGAAGGAGGCCGGATTCAACTCGGTGCGCCTGCCCATGCATTTTAACTTGTTTACCCCGCCAATTGAAGATGAACCCATCGCCGGAGAACAAACCTGGTTGGAAGAAGGCTTCCGCCGCACGGATGAACTGATTCAGTGGTGTAAAGCACGCGATATGTACGTCGTGCTCGACCTCCACGCAGCCCCGGGTGGGCAGGGTGACGACGTGGCGATATCGGACCGCGACCTGAGTAAACCTTCCCTCTGGGAAAGCGAAGCGAATAAGGATAAAACGGTCGCCCTCTGGCGCCGACTGGCCGAACGATACGCCGACGAACCTACCGTGGCTGGTTACGACCTGATCAATGAGATTAATTATATTCTCCCGGGGAACGTGGCCATCCGGGAATTGTACGGACGGATCACCGATACCATCCGCGCAGTGGACACCCGCCACATCATCTTCATTGAAGGCAACGGCTTTGCGAATGATTTCACCGGCCTGACGCCACCGTGGGACGACAATATGGTCTACAGCCCCCACAAATACTGGAACTTCAACGATCAGGGCAGCGTGCAATGGATGTTCGATCTTGGAGCGACGTACAACGTCCCGATCTACCTCGGGGAAACGGGGGAGAACTCCAACGTGTGGTTCCACGATGCCGCCAAGCTGCTGGAGGATAATAATATCGGTTTCGCCTGGTGGCCCTGGAAAAAGATTGACGATATCGCCGGTCCCGTTTCCGTTGAACTTAACCCCGGATACCAGGATCTGCTGGATTACTGGGCGGGTACCGGGCCAATGCCCAGCGCTACGGACGCCGTCAATGCCCTCGCCGTGCTGACGGAGAATGCGTTACTGGAGAACGCAAAATTTCAGCAGGACGTCACCCACGCCCTGCTGGTCCAGACCCAGGAAGCTACGACCGTCCCTTACCTGGAAACGCACGCCGTGCCGGGCGTTATCCACGCCGTTAATTACGATATGGGCGGCCTCGGTAATGCCTACGAGGATACCCAGAACGCGAACTACCGCATCAGTACCGGCGGCGACTTTACCGCCTGGAATAATGGTTGGTCCTACCGCAACGACGGGGTGGACATCGAGCCCTGTACCGACACCGAACTGAACAACGGCTTCAACGTAGGTTGGACGGACGACGGTGAGTGGCTGCAGTACGCCATCAACGTCACGGAACCCGGCTTGTACGACGTGACGGTCCGGACGGCCTCTGGTGCAGGTGGTGGTCAACTCAGTCTGCGGAGTGGAGAAGAACCGTTAGTGGAGGCCCTGGCAACGGGTGCTACGGGTGGCTGGCAGAACTGGCAGAATACCACCTTCCGCAACGTGACCTTAACCGATGTCGATACGAAGCTTCGGCTGTACATCGACCAGGGAGGCTACAACATCGGCGGTATGCAACTCACCCGGGTGGCAGCCAGCTCCGCGTTGGATACGGATTTCCTGACGGCGGAAGCCACAGAGAATACCTCCGTGCGGGTGACTTTTAACAAGAGTTTGAAAAGAGAAGGGTTACGCGCGTCAGATTTCAGCCTGAGCGTGAACGGTGAAGCTGCCTCCGTTACGGCGGCGGAATTCACGGAGGGAACTACCCGTACGGTCACCCTCGCTACTGATACGCGTCTGCGGTCTGCCGACGTGATTTGCGTGACCTACACGGGGGCGGACCTCGCTGCTACGGATGACTTGATTGTACAGCCCTTCAACTGCCGACCGGTGGACAACCGGATTGCCCTGGCCTACCCCATCCCTGGCACCCTGCAGGCGGAGGATTTCTTTCGGATGTCCGGCGTAGAAGTAGAGAACAGCGGTGACGTTGGGGGAACCCAAAATATTGGTTTCCTGGACCCACAGGATTTCCTGGATTACAACGTTGACGTGAGCGCGGCGGGGACTTATTCCGTCGATTACCGCACGGCTGCGGCCGACGGCTTCACGGGGCGCTTTCTCCTACAGTTACTCGACGATAATGATGAGGCGACCACGTTGCACGACATCAGTTTCCCCTCTACCGGAGGGTGGCAGACTTACGAAACCGTGTCCGCTCCGGCCGTTACCTTACCCGCTGGCCCACAGCGCTTGCGCATCCTGGTGGTCGATGGTGCCGTCAACGTGAACTACCTCGTCTTTAGCTTACTGACGGACGTGCAGGAGGACCGGTTGCCACTGGCGCTGGCCGTTAGCCCTAACCCAACGAGTGATGTGATCACCATTACGGGAGAATTACCCGCCGCGCTTGGTCTCAACCTCACCGTTACGGACAATCTCGGCCGGCAGGTATTGCGAAGAGCGCTGCCGGTAGCTACTCAGATCAATACGCAGATTTCCTTAGCGGACTTGCCGGCAGGGGCTTACTACCTACGGCTGAGTGGCCGGGGTGGGGAGTGGTATGGTACTTCGGTGGTTCGGGAGTAGGGAAGGTTAGGGTGGTTTTTTTGCCGCCGTCTACGCTTTAAGGCAAGTTGAGCAAATGACGATCTGATTATGTACTGACGACTTAGCACTTAAGATTTTACGCTAACTTTTCTTTTTCGATATTGGTACAACTTCAGACTTCCTAAAAGGTATTATGAAATTTCTCCGCAAATAGAACCATTTATGAAAAATGGATTCAAGAAAGAAGCGATATTCCCAATCGTTATATTGACCTTATTTTTGATGAGCATAGCAATAATTTACAGGGATGAGCCGGAGAGATGGCTTGACCCAGAAGATCTCAAGGGGCAAAAGATTTGTATCGATAAGAGAAAGCCATTAATGATTGGCTACGCCTTTAACGACAGTATTAATGTTGGCAACTTCTATAGAGACTACCATGATCGAATCAAAGGAGATACCAGTTACGAGTTAAGGTATAATGTAAACGTCAACGACTGTCTTATCTATACCAATAACCCTCTGGACTCCGTATACCATATTGATGGTGTCACAAATGATACTACCCTTTATTTGAATTTATACCCGAAGGATGAAGAGATCACGTGGTCGGATTTATTCAATTTGTTATAATCCGGCCGGTGTTTGTTCATTCTAGGCAGAACTCAAGGACGCATGCGCCGGAAATTCCGCTTGTAGACTAGTGTGGCGAGCTCCTTTCATTCCCGCCGAGATATGTTTGGTTTGCTGGTTTACCCCTTCATTAATTGGTCTTATTACCCCTCAGCAAACTCCGTCATTTTTCGAACAGCAGGGTGATGCCATCCTACAACAATTTCTTTGGAAGGTATTCCCGCTGCCTCCAGCAAGTCAATCACTACAATATCGGTGCCGTCATGCTTCACCCAAACCTTGCCATCTTCAGCTACCTTTAAATGCAAATAGCAGCCATAGGTGCGAGTTTCCTCGTTCCAAGTGTCGTAATACAGAAGTAGACTGCCGCTAATAGGGTCCACTACCATGTCATCCTGAATAGGGTTAGGACCCTTCAGATCATGTCTATGTAGTTGCTCAACTACACCACAGGCTAGCTCGAAATTTATTTTGCGCTTATCCATCTGACGAGAGTTGGTTTGAGACGGTTGTAGACTATAATATTAACTTTTGTCTTGCGTATAAGTTGTTGGGGGATAGGGTTTTGAAAGAATTCGCTGTAGGTGTCAGCGGGGACGGCCAAATACAATTCTCTGTCAGGTTCTTGCTGTTCAATAGCTTCTTGATAGTAGGAGAACTGACCAAAAGCTTCGTAAAAGTCGTGCAGTTGGCTTTTGGAAATGAAGCTTTTAATCTCCACGGCGATTTTTTCCTTGCCTTTAGTCGCCGCAATTAGTTTTTCAGCGCCAAGATCAATTTGAAGTCTATTAGGACCGGTATCTAATGGAAAAGGATCGTGAGTTATCTCCCAACCGTCGATAACTAAAGCCTCTTTGACGAGGTCGTGGTAAATGTCTTTAGCCATGATCTAAAGATACTCCTCAAGAGACCCACATCGCAAACCGGGACCCTATTACTTCCTAGTGATGGAGCTTCGTCCCTTCCGCGCTTTAGGCACCACCCCAATCCGCTCATCCTCCCCCAAAATGCAGAGGCAAAGCTGATAAGCCACCTCCTCAAAATCCTCCGCCTGGTCCGATAGCAACAGCCATTTTTTAATCCCAATGCTGTTCAACGGCGTAAGCGCCGGAAACTCTGCTCGCAAACTGGCGTGATGCGCTACCTCCGTCCCCACCCATATACCATTGTCCTCCGGGTATTTGTCCTTCAGCCGTAGGGCCAGATAGATCTTATTACCAGCGTAAATGGCGTGGGTACCGAACAGCGCCTTCACCGTAGGCGAAAGCGATTCCAGGTGATCCAGGACGAAGGAAAAGGGGATATTTTTCATGGCATTGTAGATAAGGAAGTCGGAAAAATTTAATTTTCGCAACTCGCAACTCGCAACTCGCAACTCGCAACTCGCAACTCGCAACTCGCAACTCGCAACTCGCAACTCGCAACTCGCAACTCGCAACTCGCAACGCTAAAGCTCCACCACCTTACCCGAATCCGCCAACTGAAAGCGCCGCGCCGTACTCGTACTCGCCTGGTAATCAAAATCCTTACCGCCACCCTGGCCGCTTACCTGGTAGATCAGCAGCGCCTCCGTCATCAGCGCGTGGGTCTGGAGGAGTTCCTCACCGTCGTAACTCGTACCGGCAATCACCATCCGGTCGATCAATTCTTGGGTATTCACGTCAAAAGTAGCCAGCGTGAAGTGGTACTGAGCGAGGTCCGCCCGCCAGTAAACGACGCCGGCGTAATCATCCGCTTCCGGCAGCCGTAGGCAGGCGACGAATTCCGTCAGTTCATCCACCTTGCCGGGCTCAATGGGCACGAGGAACTGTTCGATGACGCGCGGGGAGATGGGTGGGGTTTCCTTGCTGATCGTCCGCACCGTCTCATCGTTAAAGGCTACGGGGAGTTCGAGGGTAGGGAATTGCTCGAGGAAGTGTTCAAATTTGATCTGGGGGCCGTCCATGGGTTAGTTTTTTTAGTCGGGTAGTCGGGTAGTCGGGTAGTGCTATCTATTGAAAAAGCCCTTTCCTGGTTTTCAGGAAAGGGCTTTTTGCCTGTTGGTGCAGGGTAATTAAACCGCAAAACTCTCCCCACACCCACATTCGCGCGAAGCGTTCGGGTTGTTGAAGGAGAAGCCTTTACCGTCCAGCCCACCGCTGAATTCAAGGGTAGAGTTATGGAGGTAGAGGAAGGATTTAAGGTCACAGACCACCTTCTCTTCGTTGTCCTCAAACACCTGGTCGCGGGGCTGCAACTC carries:
- a CDS encoding M12 family metallo-peptidase; its protein translation is MGRNLLSGIIALVLLLPTLAFAQGRAFTFDATDVDATAALEGKITDYEIVRLDVAGLYAAWNDTPGLLDFDLAGTAGTVSLHLAPWELRTADYQVTLNGDARTPRPTALHSPVYRGNVTGGGEAIVTFDRQFILGHYEVNGRRMALEPLWRLQDGADRDLYVLYDETKAVTGGTDVCETDVSGLVAEKPTGDPTKKSLVGGCLGVDIALVADTELYADFNDVASVENFMLGVLADVRTVYDDEFADEIQYLVTSTTIYTNTNIDPYSNTTNASLLIDDFRVYSSNNPSSIPGDYDVASLWTGRDFIGGTIGIAYVPGICGSGRYNVLENFSSSSIQLRNVWAHELGHNFNCPHDPSGPGAPVHIMFPSVSSVSTWSATSVSIIQDYYASLTCLETCAPPVAAPEKVYTNIAAGTANYFFDETPVTIETRQWTFPGGTPATSTEVAPEVVFEQPGNYVATLTVTNQSGTSTSQVPITVAEEGGMEVLFREDFEDQDLRVSFINPQNDILEWELFTTDGTLGNSSARIDNGTIDRRFTSDFMQSPAIDIDGVEDPKLSLEYAYVRYNFTFRDKMRVSIIQNGVKTEVFFGDELGQGTFATGPDWVGQFGLFLPEDEDDWCFSSPGCIEVDLAPFQGGGDIIVEVENIAGYGQPLFVDNIAVTGIQSLALPVEWLTFAAAPTGKEIGLNWTVNQDAENAGFHVERTDDNQRGWATIGEVAARAGAEENAAYTFSDLTAALGTDYQYRIRQTDLDGTESYSEIRTARLNGAAVAGLSVFPNPTSGNVVLSIPAGDDVPYTLFDATGRSLRQGNFVGGRAELNLTELPAGVYTVRTPVGTTRVVRK
- a CDS encoding carbohydrate-binding protein is translated as MSRALLLLLCTLCCQLVSAQGFLRTDGTRIVNEAGEKYLLKGMGLGGWMLQEGYMMKTAGFAPTQHQLRARIAEVVGEAEAETFYQNWRDNHFREADVQKMKEAGFNSVRLPMHFNLFTPPIEDEPIAGEQTWLEEGFRRTDELIQWCKARDMYVVLDLHAAPGGQGDDVAISDRDLSKPSLWESEANKDKTVALWRRLAERYADEPTVAGYDLINEINYILPGNVAIRELYGRITDTIRAVDTRHIIFIEGNGFANDFTGLTPPWDDNMVYSPHKYWNFNDQGSVQWMFDLGATYNVPIYLGETGENSNVWFHDAAKLLEDNNIGFAWWPWKKIDDIAGPVSVELNPGYQDLLDYWAGTGPMPSATDAVNALAVLTENALLENAKFQQDVTHALLVQTQEATTVPYLETHAVPGVIHAVNYDMGGLGNAYEDTQNANYRISTGGDFTAWNNGWSYRNDGVDIEPCTDTELNNGFNVGWTDDGEWLQYAINVTEPGLYDVTVRTASGAGGGQLSLRSGEEPLVEALATGATGGWQNWQNTTFRNVTLTDVDTKLRLYIDQGGYNIGGMQLTRVAASSALDTDFLTAEATENTSVRVTFNKSLKREGLRASDFSLSVNGEAASVTAAEFTEGTTRTVTLATDTRLRSADVICVTYTGADLAATDDLIVQPFNCRPVDNRIALAYPIPGTLQAEDFFRMSGVEVENSGDVGGTQNIGFLDPQDFLDYNVDVSAAGTYSVDYRTAAADGFTGRFLLQLLDDNDEATTLHDISFPSTGGWQTYETVSAPAVTLPAGPQRLRILVVDGAVNVNYLVFSLLTDVQEDRLPLALAVSPNPTSDVITITGELPAALGLNLTVTDNLGRQVLRRALPVATQINTQISLADLPAGAYYLRLSGRGGEWYGTSVVRE
- a CDS encoding element excision factor XisI family protein; translation: MDKRKINFELACGVVEQLHRHDLKGPNPIQDDMVVDPISGSLLLYYDTWNEETRTYGCYLHLKVAEDGKVWVKHDGTDIVVIDLLEAAGIPSKEIVVGWHHPAVRKMTEFAEG
- a CDS encoding XisH family protein produces the protein MAKDIYHDLVKEALVIDGWEITHDPFPLDTGPNRLQIDLGAEKLIAATKGKEKIAVEIKSFISKSQLHDFYEAFGQFSYYQEAIEQQEPDRELYLAVPADTYSEFFQNPIPQQLIRKTKVNIIVYNRLKPTLVRWISAK
- a CDS encoding iron-sulfur cluster assembly accessory protein; protein product: MLFVADSAKERLQAIREAKGLTEDYFLRATIQSGGCSGLTYELDFDNELQPRDQVFEDNEEKVVCDLKSFLYLHNSTLEFSGGLDGKGFSFNNPNASRECGCGESFAV